Proteins encoded by one window of Candidatus Methylomirabilota bacterium:
- a CDS encoding radical SAM protein has product MANTLSPVELVVLQGTSFCNLNCTYCDLTPDSRRTRAVMAPGLIDRFFAQLFESGRVGPELTVVWHSGEPLTLPPSYYDDAIERILRLRDIQRSGNVVVQFAIQTNAVLIDDAWCGFFARHRDHLDLGVSCDGPSDLHDSYRLNWTGRATHARTVRGMDLLHAAGIKYKMIAVVTRKTLRRPEAFYRFFFERRAHLSGFHFNIVADARSSDPDLAYSADDRPAYYSFYRRLLELTHAARDAGHEFEIVNFSHATHRILASNRPGAPIFFAETTAPLKSLSLDASGNVTTFYAGLSIDTLRDEYGDGKGLSLGNIFATSLEDMAHSPKLHRIMRDFAVSRRSCEDACEYFTVCSGGYDILKKQSYGTFAAAETVECLIHVKTLTDAILDDIGDYSARHSIRRAEHREAP; this is encoded by the coding sequence ATGGCGAACACGCTCAGTCCGGTTGAACTCGTTGTCCTGCAGGGGACGTCATTCTGCAATCTCAACTGCACTTACTGTGATCTGACTCCGGACAGCCGGCGAACCCGGGCGGTGATGGCACCGGGCCTCATCGACAGATTTTTCGCGCAGCTGTTCGAGAGCGGCCGTGTGGGCCCGGAGCTCACGGTCGTGTGGCATTCGGGCGAGCCGCTGACCCTCCCGCCCTCTTACTACGACGATGCGATCGAGCGCATTCTGAGACTCCGGGATATCCAACGCTCGGGCAACGTGGTCGTGCAGTTCGCCATCCAGACGAACGCGGTGCTGATCGACGATGCGTGGTGTGGCTTCTTCGCGCGTCATCGAGATCACCTCGATCTGGGTGTCAGCTGCGATGGACCGAGTGACTTGCACGACTCGTACCGTCTGAATTGGACGGGGCGAGCCACCCATGCTCGTACGGTTCGCGGGATGGATCTCCTCCATGCGGCCGGCATCAAATACAAGATGATCGCCGTCGTCACCCGAAAGACCCTGCGGCGACCCGAGGCGTTCTACCGGTTCTTCTTCGAGCGACGGGCGCACCTTTCCGGATTTCATTTCAACATCGTCGCCGATGCCCGCTCGTCGGATCCGGACCTGGCCTATTCGGCCGATGACCGGCCCGCCTACTACTCGTTCTATCGGCGTCTCTTGGAGCTGACTCACGCGGCGCGCGATGCCGGCCACGAGTTCGAGATCGTCAATTTCAGCCACGCCACCCATCGAATACTCGCCTCGAACCGTCCGGGCGCTCCGATCTTCTTTGCCGAGACCACTGCGCCCCTGAAGTCGCTCAGTCTCGATGCATCCGGGAACGTGACCACCTTCTACGCTGGGCTCTCGATCGACACCTTGCGCGACGAATACGGTGACGGGAAAGGGTTGTCCCTCGGCAACATTTTCGCCACGTCTCTGGAGGACATGGCCCACTCGCCCAAGCTGCACCGGATCATGCGTGATTTCGCGGTGAGCCGGCGCTCGTGTGAGGACGCGTGCGAATACTTCACGGTGTGCTCCGGTGGCTACGACATCCTGAAGAAGCAGTCGTACGGCACGTTCGCCGCCGCCGAGACGGTCGAATGCCTGAT